The Lycium ferocissimum isolate CSIRO_LF1 chromosome 10, AGI_CSIRO_Lferr_CH_V1, whole genome shotgun sequence genome window below encodes:
- the LOC132033486 gene encoding serine carboxypeptidase-like 11, which yields MVKLRYSLNSSMFLHLFLFILLLVVQISPQQAAATGSIVEFLPGFEGRLPFHLETGYVGVGQEEEKQLFYYFIKSESDPENDPLILWLTGGPGCSSFNGVVYEIGPLYYKQKEYNGSLPTLGVTPNSWTKVANIIFLEQPVETGFSYATTPEAINVTDVEACKHVYEFLLKWLVDNPEFSSNSFYVAGDSYSGIILPRVVQLISDGIEAGNKPLINLKGYLLGNPLTFPEEKNFVMPFLLGMAIIPNDLYQSLVQNCKGEYREDFAPTNAQCTQDLENVDELLWYINDQHILEPVCGSETESSRPLISAFRGKKRRSLEENSISSSCYGSFVDRHDLSNKWANDPRVQKALHVRKGTVDHWARCRQNGIKKTYTFTFMDSISYHINHSCKGYRSLIYSGDHDMGVPFQSTEAWIKSLNYSIVDNWRQWTVNGQVAGYTRSYSNKMTFATVKGAGHVAPEFKREECFNMFKRWISHDPL from the exons ATGGTGAAATTGAGATATTCACTCAACTCCAGTatgtttcttcatctttttctttttatattattattagtgGTACAAATAAGCCCGCAGCAAGCTGCTGCAACAGGCTCAATAGTTGAGTTTCTTCCTGGATTTGAAGGTCGCCTTCCTTTTCATCTTGAAACTGG GTATGTAGGTGTGGGTCAAGAAGAGGAAAAGCAGCTgttctattattttattaaatcagAATCAGATCCTGAAAATGATCCTCTTATATTGTGGCTCACTGGAGGACCTGGTTGCTCTTCATTCAATGGCGTTGTCTATGAAATTG GGCCATTATATTACAAACAAAAAGAGTACAATGGGAGCTTACCAACACTTGGAGTGACTCCAAATTCATGGACCAAG GTTGCAAATATAATCTTCTTAGAACAACCTGTAGAGACAGGATTTTCTTATGCGACAACACCAGAAGCAATTAATGTCACTGATGTCGAAGCATGCAAGCACGTCTATGAATTTCTACTTAAG TGGCTCGTTGATAATCCAGAATTCAGTTCAAATAGTTTTTATGTGGCCGGAGATTCATATTCTGGTATCATTCTTCCACGTGTTGTCCAACTGATATCAGATG GAATTGAAGCAGGCAACAAGCCTTTGATTAACCTTAAG GGTTATCTACTGGGAAATCCTTTGACGTTTcctgaagaaaaaaattttgtgATGCCTTTTCTTCTTGGTATGGCAATCATTCCTAATGATCTTTATCAG TCACTGGTGCAAAATTGCAAGGGAGAATACAGAGAGGactttgctcccactaatgctCAATGCACCCAGGATCTAGAGAATGTGGACGAG CTGTTGTGGTATATTAATGATCAACATATTTTAGAACCCGTATGTGGATCAGAAACTGAATCTTCAAGGCCATTGATATCTGCATTTcgagggaaaaaaagaagatctCTTGAGGAGAATTCCATCTCATCCAGTTGTTATGGAAGCTTT GTTGATAGACACGACCTCTCAAATAAATGGGCAAATGACCCTAGAGTTCAGAAAGCACTCCATGTTCGAAAG GGAACTGTAGATCATTGGGCAAGATGCAGGCAAAATGGTATAAAGAAAACCTACACATTTACCTTTATGGACAGTATTTCATATCACATAAATCATAGCTGTAAAGGCTACCGTTCACTTATATACAg TGGGGATCACGATATGGGTGTACCATTCCAATCTACAGAAGCATGGATTAAATCACTGAACTATTCCATTGTCGATAATTGGCGTCAATGGACTGTTAATGGTCAAGTGGCAGG TTACACAAGATCATACTCCAATAAGATGACCTTTGCAACCGTGAAG GGAGCAGGACACGTGGCTCCTGAGTTCAAGAGGGAAGAGTGCTTTAATATGTTCAAAAGATGGATATCTCATGATCCTTTATAG
- the LOC132033483 gene encoding 70 kDa peptidyl-prolyl isomerase-like isoform X2: MRKGEKVNLIVQPQYASVDGGVDSENGVPSIPPSSILSIDLELVSFKPVINVTGDLGVLKKILKEGEGALTANEGASVTIRYTATLEDGTLFEKRGFDGEDALKFITDEEQVITGLDQAVTTMKKGERAIVTVKPDYGFGSTEVKRDLAMVPPCSTIIFEVEMLEFAKEKDTREMNKHERIEVAQRKKDEGNLLFKDGKYQRAMKKYEKAVDYINEDEPFEDDDQRIVKSFRVSCWLNSAACCLKRNEFQEAIKHCSKVLEVESCNVKALYRRAQAFMETADLHLAELDIKKALEIDPENREVKLIQKTLKKLQAESNKRDAKLYTTMFARLSNENSSAAKRLKVEETDSKNEENVGEINMR; the protein is encoded by the exons ATGAGAAAGGGAGAGAAAGTGAATTTAATTGTTCAGCCTCAGT ATGCCTCTGTTGACGGGGGTGTGGACTCTGAAAATGGCGTCCCTTCAATTCCTCCGAGTTCTATTCTGAGTATTGATCTTGAACTGGTTTCTTTCAAGCCGGTAATAAATGTGACTGGTGATTTGGGAGTTTTAAAGAAGATTCTAAAAGAGGGAGAAGGAGCTCTTACTGCAAATGAAGGTGCTTCTGTAACTA TTAGATATACAGCTACGCTTGAAGACGGCACTTTGTTTGAGAAAAGAGGCTTTGATGGAGAGGACGCGTTGAAGTTTATAACTGATGAAG AACAAGTCATTACCGGACTGGACCAAGCTGTTACTACAATGAAGAAGGGTGAACGTGCAATAGTGACAGTTAAACCTGACTATGGGTTTGGAAGTACTGAAGTGAAGCGGGATCTTGCTATGGTTCCTCCTTGCTCAACCATAATTTTCGAAGTTGAGATGTTAGAATTTGCAAAG GAAAAAGATACTCGGGAAATGAATAAACATGAGAGAATTGAAGTGGcccaaaggaagaaagatgaAGGCAATCTACTCTTCAAAGACGGAAAGTATCAAAGAGCAATGAAGAAATATGAGAAG GCTGTTGATTATATTAATGAAGATGAACCCTTTGAAGATGATGATCAAAGGATAGTTAAATCATTTAGAGTGTCATGCTGGTTGAACAGTGCTGCTTGTTGTCTCAAACGGAATGAGTTCCAGGAAGCAATCAAGCACTGTTCCAAG GTCTTAGAAGTTGAGTCCTGCAATGTGAAAGCATTATATAGGAGAGCACAAGCTTTTATGGAAACAGCTGACTTGCACTTGGCGGAATTGGATATCAAGAAGGCACTAGAAATAGATCCAGAAAACAG GGAGGTGAAACTGATTCAGAAGACACTAAAAAAACTCCAAGCAGAGAGCAACAAAAGAGATGCAAAGCTCTATACAACAATGTTTGCACGCTTGTCAAATGAGAACTCTTCGGCAGCAAAG AGACTAAAAGTCGAAGAAACGGATAGCaagaatgaagaaaatgttGGTGAAATCAACATGCGTTGA
- the LOC132033481 gene encoding WD repeat-containing protein PCN-like: protein MLSVYRSSSVEWKPSPVVALATSADDCQVAAAREDGSIEIWLVSPGSVGWHCQLTIHGNPNSRVSSLIWCRSGRLFSSSIDGSVSEWDLFDLRQKIALDSIGVAIWQMAVEPCSNPQLNQKPSPKHYENGHVSHRNSESSDSESSESEDGDDSLELHEDHGSDNSQIAFACDDGCVRIYIVNDDENLTYKRSLPRVSGRTLSVTWSSDANKIFSGSSDGLIRCWDAKSAHEIYRISVGLGGLGSGSEVCIWSLLALRCGTLVSADSTGSVQFWDTQHGTLVNALSNHKGDVNALAASPSHTRVFSGGSDGQVILYKLSMDFVGANDGNITSGVMKKWVYISHLRAHTHDVRALTVAVPISHEDAIVERDKKRPRSRSKPLDFSYHKWAHLGVPMLISGGDDTKLFAYSAKEFTKFSPHDICPVPQRPHIQLAANTVFNQALLLVQASYWIDILFVREVNGVVSGGAAKTDLVARVKCKASKKITCSAISPSGAVFAYSDHVKPCLFELKRGASSKSPWAVNKRHLPLELPFAHSMVFSVDSSRLMIAGCDRRVYVVDVGSSELVHVFTPCREEHDEELLPAEPPITRMFTSTDGQWLAAINCFGDVYIFNLETQRQHWFISRLDGHSVTAGGFTPQNSNVFIVSTSSNQVYALDVEAKQLGEWSNRNTFALPRRYQEFPGEVIGLSFPPSSSSSSVIAYSPRAMCLIDFGKPVDGDDDTELANGQDLASKKLHSTLVNGSVNGSLKRKSKGSELETKQNSRKNFELCPFRDPVLFVGHLSKTSTLIIDKPWIQVVKSFDTTPVHRHIFGT, encoded by the exons ATGCTCTCAGTATATCGGAGTAGCTCAGTTGAGTGGAAGCCATCACCGGTGGTAGCTTTAGCTACCAGCGCCGACGATTGTCAAGTAGCCGCCGCTCGTGAAGACGGCTCGATTGAGATTTGGCTTGTTTCTCCTGGCTCCGTCGGCTGGCACTGTCAACTC ACGATACACGGGAATCCAAATTCCAGGGTTTCTTCGCTGATTTGGTGTCGTTCAGGTCGGTTGTTTTCTTCCAGCATTGATGGATCAGTTTCTGAATGGGATCTTTTTGATTTGAGACAGAAG ATTGCGCTAGATTCTATTGGTGTTGCAATATGGCAGATGGCTGTGGAGCCATGCAGTAATCCACAGCTTAATCAAAAGCCGTCTCCCAAGCATTATGAGAATGGCCACGTCAGTCATAGAAATAGCGAGAGCAGTGATAGTGAGAGCAGTGAAAGCGAAGATGGTGATGACTCTTTAGAGCTTCACGAGGATCATGGTAGTGATAATAGCCAAATAGCATTTGCTTGTGATGATGGCTGTGTAAGAATCTATATTGTCAATGACGATGAAAACTTAACTTACAAAAGATCATTGCCAAGGGTCAGTG GGCGTACATTGAGTGTCACTTGGAGCTCTGATGCAAATAAGATATTTTCTGGGAGTAGTGATGG GCTTATAAGATGCTGGGATGCCAAGTCTGCTCATGAAATCTACAGGATATCAGTTGGTCTTGGAGGGCTGGGTAGTGGATCTGAAGTATGCATATGGTCATTACTAGCATTGAG ATGTGGTACCCTCGTCAGTGCAGATAGTACCGGGAGTGTTCAGTTCTGGGACACCCAGCATGGGACTCTTGTGAATGCACTTTCCAATCATAAAGGAGATGTAAATGCTTTAGCAGCATCTCCCAGCCATACTAGGGTGTTTTCTGGTGGCTCTGATGGTCAG GTTATACTTTATAAGCTCTCTATGGATTTTGTTGGGGCTAATGATGGAAATATAACCTCCGGAGTCATGAAAAAATGGGTTTATATTAGTCATCTGAGGGCCCATACGCATGATGTGAGGGCCTTGACTGTTGCTGTGCCCATCAGTCATGAAG ATGCCATAGTTGAACGGGATAAAAAGAGACCTCGATCTAGGTCCAAGCCCCTTGATTTTAGTTACCATAAATGGGCACATTTAGGCGTGCCGATGCTTATCTCAGGTGGTGATGATACTAAACTTTTTGCATACTCTGCCAAGGAGTTTACCAAGTTTTCTCCACATGATATTTGCCCTGTACCACAGAGGCCGCATATCCAACTTGCAGCAAATACGGTATTTAATCAGGCGTTACTCTTAGTCCAAGCTTCCTACTGGATTGATATTTTGTTTGTTCGCGAAGTAAACGGAGTTGTGTCTGGTGGAGCTGCCAAGACAGATTTGGTGGCCCGAGTTAAGTGTAAAGCTTCAAAGAAAATTACATGCAGTGCGATTTCTCCTTCTGGTGCCGTTTTTGCTTATTCTGATCATGTAAAACCCTGCCTTTTTGAGCTTAAGAGAGGTGCTTCCAGCAAGAGTCCATGGGCAGTCAACAAAAGACATCTTCCTTTGGAACTGCCGTTTGCCCATTCAATGGTTTTCAGTGTTGATTCTTCTCGGTTGATGATAGCTGGGTGTGACAGAAGGGTCTAT GTGGTGGATGTAGGAAGCTCAGAACTAGTCCATGTTTTCACTCCTTGTCGTGAAGAGCATGATGAAGAATTGCTCCCTGCTGAACCTCCCATAACTAGAATGTTCACCAGCACCGATGGGCAATGGCTAGCTGCTATCAACTGCTTTGGagatgtgtatatatttaatctAGAGACACAGAG GCAACACTGGTTTATATCGAGATTGGATGGTCATTCAGTTACGGCAGGTGGTTTTACTCCTCAAAATAGCAATGTGTTTATAGTATCCACTTCCTCAAACCAGGTATATGCCTTAGATGTTGAAGCTAAACAGTTAGGGGAATGGTCAAATCGTAATACATTTGCACTGCCGAGAAGATATCAAGAATTTCCTGGAGAAGTAATTGGGCTTTCATTCCCACCGTCTTCCAGTTCGTCATCTGTCATTGCCTATAGTCCAAG GGCAATGTGCTTGATCGACTTTGGGAAACCTGTGGATGGTGATGACGACACTGAGTTAGCCAATGGTCAAGATTTAGCTTCAAAGAAGCTACATAGTACTCTCGTGAATGGGAGTGTGAATGGAAGTTTGAAGCGTAAGTCAAAGGGAAGCGAGTTGGAGACTAAACAAAATAGCAGAAAGAATTTTGAGTTATGTCCTTTCAGAGATCCCGTCTTATTTGTTGGACATCTTTCAAAAACTTCTACCTTGATCATAGACAAACCGTGGATACAAGTGGTTAAAAGTTTTGATACTACACCTGTTCACAGACATATTTTTGGGACTTAA
- the LOC132033488 gene encoding caffeoyl-CoA O-methyltransferase 1-like codes for MATNGENQNSRHQEVGHKSLLQSDTLYQYILETSVYPREPEAMKELREITAKHPWNIMTTSADEGQFLSMLLKLINAKNTMEIGVFTGYSLLATAMALPHDGKILAMDINRENYDIGLPVIEKAGLAHKIEFKEGPALPVLDQMIENGKYHGTYDFIFVDADKDNYLNYHKRLIDLVKVGGLIGYDNTLWNGSVVAPPDAPLRKYVRYYRDFVLELNKALAADPRIEICQLPVGDGITLCRRIS; via the exons ATGGCAACCAATGGAGAAAACCAGAACTCAAGACACCAAGAAGTTGGACACAAGAGTCTCTTGCAAAGCGATACACTTTATCAG TACATTCTTGAAACAAGTGTGTACCCAAGAGAGCCTGAAGCCATGAAAGAGCTAAGAGAGATTACTGCAAAACATCCTTG GAATATCATGACCACCTCTGCTGATGAGGGGCAATTCTTGAGCATGCTTCTCAAACTCATCAATGCCAAGAACACCATGGAAATTGGTGTTTTTACTGGTTACTCTCTGCTTGCTACTGCCATGGCTCTTCCCCATGATGGCAAG ATTCTAGCCATGGATATCAACCGGGAAAACTATGATATCGGTCTTCCAGTAATCGAAAAAGCTGGGCTAGCTCATAAAATTGAATTCAAAGAAGGCCCTGCACTTCCAGTTCTCGACCAAATGATTGAAAAT GGTAAATACCATGGAACATATGATTTCATATTTGTGGACGCTGACAAAGACAACTACTTGAACTATCACAAGAGATTGATTGATTTGGTCAAGGTTGGTGGATTAATAGGCTATGACAACACCTTATGGAATGGTTCAGTGGTAGCACCACCTGATGCACCTTTGAGGAAGTATGTTAGATATTATAGAGATTTTGTATTGGAACTGAACAAGGCCTTGGCTGCTGATCCCAGAATCGAAATCTGCCAGCTCCCTGTAGGTGATGGCATCACCTTGTGCCGCCGCATCAGTTAA
- the LOC132033485 gene encoding serine carboxypeptidase-like 10 isoform X3 produces MAKTQLCYLLLVVVVAELCSGSAAAGSQVKFLPGFQGPLPFELETGYVGVGDREDVQLFYYFIKSESNPETDPVLLWITGGPGCSIIYEIGPITFEPVEYNGSLPTMILNPYSWTKVASIIFLDLPVGTGFSYARTPAALQSSDLQESDHAYQFLREWFVDHPEFLRNPLYVGGDSYSGMVVPIITQIIAIKNEIEIKQFINLKGYLLGNPATFEGENNYEIPFAYGMGLISDELYESLKTNCKGEYLNINPSNTPCLQDVQTFHKLLKGINNPHILEPKCKFFSPRPHLLFGQRRSLDEKFHELNNPQQLPALKCRTDWYVLCYHWADDGQVREALNIRKGTIGKWERCASLQFQKTVMSSIPYHASLSSKGYRSLIYSGDHDKGVTFQSTQAWIKSLNYSIVDDWRPWTVDNQVAGYTRSYSNRMTFATVKGAGHTAPEYKPRECLAMLKRWMSYKPL; encoded by the exons TTATGTTGGAGTAGGTGATAGGGAAGATGTACAACTATTCTACTATTTTATAAAGTCGGAGTCAAATCCAGAAACAGACCCTGTTCTACTTTGGATCACTGGAGGCCCTGGTTGCTCTATCATCTATGAGATTG GACCAATAACTTTTGAGCCAGTGGAATACAATGGAAGTTTGCCTACAATGATACTGAATCCTTACTCATGGACAAAG GTGGCAAGCATTATTTTCTTAGACTTACCAGTGGGCACTGGATTTTCCTACGCGAGAACTCCAGCAGCTCTACAATCATCTGATTTACAAGAAAGTGATCATGCATATCAGTTCCTTCGCGAG TGGTTCGTCGATCACCCAGAATTTTTAAGGAATCCATTATATGTTGGCGGAGACTCATACTCGGGGATGGTTGTTCCCATTATTACTCAAATCATAGCAATTA AGAATGAAATAGAAATCAAACAATTTATCAATCTTAAG GGATATTTACTCGGAAATCCAGCGACTTTTGAAGGTGAAAACAATTATGAGATTCCATTTGCTTATGGAATGGGACTTATTTCTGATGAACTCTATGAG TCGTTGAAGACCAATTGTAAAGGAGAGTACCTTAATATAAATCCAAGCAATACACCATGCTTGCAAGATGTTCAAACATTTCACAAG CTTCTTAAAGGAATTAATAATCCCCATATTTTGGAGCCCAAATGTAAGTTTTTTTCACCAAGACCACACTTACTGTTTGGCCAAAGAAGATCTCTTGATGAAAAGTTTCATGAACTTAACAATCCTCAACAACTTCCTGCACTAAAATGTCGT ACTGATTGGTACGTACTCTGTTATCATTGGGCTGATGATGGTCAAGTTAGAGAGGCCCTCAACATCCGAAAG GGGACTATCGGAAAATGGGAGAGATGTGCAAGTTTGCAATTCCAAAAGACAGTCATGAGTAGCATACCGTATCATGCAAGCCTCAGTAGCAAGGGTTACAGATCTCTTATATACAG TGGAGATCATGACAAGGGTGTTACCTTCCAATCAACTCAAGCATGGATAAAATCTCTCAACTACTCCATAGTTGATGATTGGCGACCTTGGACTGTTGACAATCAAGTTGCCGG TTACACAAGAAGTTACTCAAATCGCATGACATTTGCCACAGTGAAG GGAGCAGGCCATACTGCACCAGAGTATAAACCTCGTGAATGTCTGGCAATGCTTAAAAGATGGATGTCTTACAAGCCCTTGTAA
- the LOC132033483 gene encoding peptidyl-prolyl cis-trans isomerase FKBP62-like isoform X1: protein MVEFSMANAEAFIDEVDEEPGEEIESAPPLNVGEEREINSNGLKKKLLKLGHGWETPEFGDEVTVHYDGILLDGTKSVSNRDKGEPVTFKLGQEKVAAGLDCGIVTMRKGETALFTLPSETGFGSTDSDEVSWNSVIQYEVELISWIRVVDICKDGGIIKKIMEKGELIGPPGDLDEVLVRYEVRLLDGVTVAKTPEHGVEFYVKDGLFCQALPKAIKTMRKGEKVNLIVQPQYASVDGGVDSENGVPSIPPSSILSIDLELVSFKPVINVTGDLGVLKKILKEGEGALTANEGASVTIRYTATLEDGTLFEKRGFDGEDALKFITDEEQVITGLDQAVTTMKKGERAIVTVKPDYGFGSTEVKRDLAMVPPCSTIIFEVEMLEFAKEKDTREMNKHERIEVAQRKKDEGNLLFKDGKYQRAMKKYEKAVDYINEDEPFEDDDQRIVKSFRVSCWLNSAACCLKRNEFQEAIKHCSKVLEVESCNVKALYRRAQAFMETADLHLAELDIKKALEIDPENREVKLIQKTLKKLQAESNKRDAKLYTTMFARLSNENSSAAKRLKVEETDSKNEENVGEINMR from the exons atggTGGAATTTTCCATGGCTAATGCAGAAGCATTTATAGATGAAGTGGATGAAGAACCAGGTGAAGAGATTGAATCAGCACCACCCCTCAATGTTGGTGAAGAAAGGGAAATTAACTCTAATGGACTTAAGAAGAAGCTTCTTAAACTTGGTCATGGTTGGGAAACCCCTGAATTTGGTGATGAAGTCACTG TTCACTATGATGGTATCCTACTTGATGGAACCAAATCTGTTTCCAACAGAGACAAAGGTGAACCTGTTACATTCAAGCTTGGCCAAG AGAAAGTTGCTGCTGGCTTAGATTGCGGAATTGTCACGATGAGGAAAGGTGAAACAGCACTGTTCACTTTGCCTTCAGAAACTGGTTTTGGATCGACAGACTCTGATGAAGTTTCATGGAACTCTGTCATTCAGTATGAGGTCGAACTCATATCATGGATCAGAGTGGTGGATATTTGCAAGGATGGTGGCATCatcaagaaaattatggagAAGGGGGAGCTGATAGGACCTCCTGGTGACTTGGATGAAGTTCTAG TGAGGTACGAGGTGAGGCTGCTTGATGGTGTCACTGTTGCAAAAACACCTGAACATGGAGTGGAGTTTTATGTCAAAGACG GCCTTTTTTGTCAAGCATTACCGAAAGCGATCAAAACAATGAGAAAGGGAGAGAAAGTGAATTTAATTGTTCAGCCTCAGT ATGCCTCTGTTGACGGGGGTGTGGACTCTGAAAATGGCGTCCCTTCAATTCCTCCGAGTTCTATTCTGAGTATTGATCTTGAACTGGTTTCTTTCAAGCCGGTAATAAATGTGACTGGTGATTTGGGAGTTTTAAAGAAGATTCTAAAAGAGGGAGAAGGAGCTCTTACTGCAAATGAAGGTGCTTCTGTAACTA TTAGATATACAGCTACGCTTGAAGACGGCACTTTGTTTGAGAAAAGAGGCTTTGATGGAGAGGACGCGTTGAAGTTTATAACTGATGAAG AACAAGTCATTACCGGACTGGACCAAGCTGTTACTACAATGAAGAAGGGTGAACGTGCAATAGTGACAGTTAAACCTGACTATGGGTTTGGAAGTACTGAAGTGAAGCGGGATCTTGCTATGGTTCCTCCTTGCTCAACCATAATTTTCGAAGTTGAGATGTTAGAATTTGCAAAG GAAAAAGATACTCGGGAAATGAATAAACATGAGAGAATTGAAGTGGcccaaaggaagaaagatgaAGGCAATCTACTCTTCAAAGACGGAAAGTATCAAAGAGCAATGAAGAAATATGAGAAG GCTGTTGATTATATTAATGAAGATGAACCCTTTGAAGATGATGATCAAAGGATAGTTAAATCATTTAGAGTGTCATGCTGGTTGAACAGTGCTGCTTGTTGTCTCAAACGGAATGAGTTCCAGGAAGCAATCAAGCACTGTTCCAAG GTCTTAGAAGTTGAGTCCTGCAATGTGAAAGCATTATATAGGAGAGCACAAGCTTTTATGGAAACAGCTGACTTGCACTTGGCGGAATTGGATATCAAGAAGGCACTAGAAATAGATCCAGAAAACAG GGAGGTGAAACTGATTCAGAAGACACTAAAAAAACTCCAAGCAGAGAGCAACAAAAGAGATGCAAAGCTCTATACAACAATGTTTGCACGCTTGTCAAATGAGAACTCTTCGGCAGCAAAG AGACTAAAAGTCGAAGAAACGGATAGCaagaatgaagaaaatgttGGTGAAATCAACATGCGTTGA